In Osmerus mordax isolate fOsmMor3 chromosome 23, fOsmMor3.pri, whole genome shotgun sequence, one DNA window encodes the following:
- the si:ch73-40a2.1 gene encoding tyrosine-protein kinase receptor TYRO3 isoform X1, translating to MTILWLILSVRCTVLLSWLYIVYSIAQETSEEVELFNSMKLDKPGWKSNPSAAWTEITYQVGSESAPMYQACTTARSRSLLTKWIDKKDAHRLLLDITFAQEEEPLNQSSPLQIHMLETTQALSGFQSGRNVLSLVTSKAFPDTLEPKHLPEYFDRRVGLNLGQLSQRGFYLRFSFSGNCVFIASVRLYYKRCPGFVHDLVRFEGASAASGPQTGVCVEGAVKEAPCERHCQEDGVWGPLEGGCICPPGHQRVGATCQACGAGYHKPTNESGECRLCPPNSSTTRAGAVECVCDQGYIRLPSDPYNMGCTRSPSAPVNVTVQRLKNSTLSLRWGPPHDTGGRQEVMYDVHCQEREGDTNGLWKKCVDSSLSASTRLTTTEVNLTGVNPNYDYQLSVRAWNAVSDHQSLEANLATVVIHRFFPEVKVTGDPRPLEHQQEDLSTWGIVGGLVGGLLLLALVLTAVCTLRRKNIQHRQDPVFLPLHSGVTYRRDEDVHLDLPEPTTREPEAVQFLESVSDRLLTSLKDSVVHRNKLTLGKELGKGEFGTVYEGLFSPEEGINIKVAVKTMKVGIYSQDDLEEFLKEAEIMKHFDHENVVKLLGVTLEREQDSPLPVPLVILPFMKHGDLRRFLVATRFGAIPMVIHTHARAHAHTHSLSLTFAKTHGRYIVIVKVNLDIDLSCSPQFVPYQSLLRFMIDIAAGMEYLSSHGLLHRDLAARNCMLGDDLHVCVADFGLSKNIYSNNYYRQKVAVRMPVKWMALESLSESIYTSKSDVWSFGVTMWEIVSRGRTPYPGIHNHELLEYLEAEHRLKQPDCDAKLYEVMQSCWQRDVTLRPGFRELGERLKVLLCALPVLEACQEAHYINQGLEAACQGGAQGDNPNLDDAARGNVYLPTPTSAKVLLNEEKKKNTEEEGEDGYLLQTGQAVKKGE from the exons ATGACGATTTTGTGGTTAATTTTGTCTGTCAGGTGTACTGTACTTTTGTCATGGTTATACATTGTGTATTCCATCGCTCAAGAGACATCAGAGGAAG tGGAACTGTTCAACTCTATGAAACTGGACAAACCAGGATGGAAATCTAACCCCTCAGCTGCA TGGACTGAGATTACGTATCAGGTGGGTTCAGAGAGTGCCCCCATGTATCAGGCCTGCACTACTGCACGCAGCAGGTCATTACTAACCAAATGGATTGATAAGAAGGATGCCCACCGCTTGCTATTGGACATCACATTTGCCCAGGAAGAGGAGCCTCTCAATCAGTCGAGTCCCCTTCAGATCCACATGCTTGAAACAACCCAAGCTCTGTCCGGCTTTCAAAGTGGTCGGAATGTTTTGAGCCTTGTGACGTCGAAGGCATTTCCCGACACATTGGAGCCAAAGCATTTACCAGAGTACTTTGACCGCAGGGTTGGTTTGAACCTTGGGCAGCTCTCACAGCGCGGCTTCTATCTTAGGTTCTCCTTTTCGGGAAACTGTGTCTTCATAGCTTCTGTTAGACTGTACTATAAAAGATGTCCAGGGTTTGTGCATGACCTGGTCCGGTTTGAGGGGGCCTCGGCTGCTTCGGGGCCCCAGactggtgtctgtgtggagggggctgtgaAGGAGGCCCCCTGTGAGAGGCACTGCCAGGAGGATGGGGTGTGGGGGCCGCTGGAAGGGGGGTGCATCTGTCCCCCTGGTCATCAGAGGGTGGGGGCCACCTGCCAAG CATGTGGAGCTGGCTACCACAAGCCAACCAATGAGAGTGGAGAATGTCGTCTATGCCCACCCAATAGTTCAACAACCAGGGCGGGTGCtgtggagtgtgtctgtgaccaGGGCTACATCCGGTTGCCTAGTGACCCATACAACATGGGATGCACAC GAAGTCCCTCCGCCCCAGTGAATGTGACAGTTCAGCGCCTGAAAAACTCCACGCTGTCTCTACGCTGGGGCCCTCCCCACGacacaggagggagacaggaagtgatgtacgATGTGCACtgtcaggagagggagggcgataCAAACGGTCTGTGGAAAAAATGCGTGGATTCATCTCTATCGGCCTCAACCCGATTGACGACCACAGAAGTCAACCTCACAGGTGTGAACCCAAACTATGACTACCAGCTGTCAGTGAGGGCGTGGAACGCAGTCTCGGACCACCAGTCCTTGGAAGCAAATCTTGCAACCGTGGTCATTCACAGAT TTTTTCCTGAAGTGAAGGTCACTGGTGACCCTCGGCCCCTTGAGCATCAGCAGGAAGACCTTTCTACCTGGGGGATTGTGGGCGGACTAGTGGGAGGCCTTCTCCTATTGGCCCTGGTCTTGACAGCTGTGTGTACTCTGCGCCGTAAAAACAtccagcacag GCAGGATCCAGTCTTCCTGCCTCTTCACTCAGGTGTAACATATCGTCGCGATGAGGACGTTCACCTTGACCTTCCGGAGCCCACCACCAGAG AGCCTGAGGCAGTTCAGTTTCTGGAGAGTGTCAGTGACAGACTCCTGACCAGCCTGAAGGATTCCGTAGTGCATCGAAACAAATTGACCCTGGGCAAGGAGCTGGGGAAGG GGGAATTTGGGACTGTCTACGAAGGCCTCTTCTCCCCAGAGGAAGGGATCAACATCAAAGTAGCAGTGAAGACCATGAAAG TTGGAATATACAGCCAAGACGATTTGGAGGAGTTTCTGAAGGAAGCAGAAATTATGAAGCATTTTGATCATGAAAATGTGGTCAAACTTCTTG GGGTCACTTTGGAGCGGGAGCAGGACTCCCCTCTGCCGGTGCCTTTGGTGATCTTGCCCTTCATGAAGCATGGAGACCTGCGACGTTTCCTTGTCGCTACTCGCTTCGGGGCCATTCCCatggtgatacacacacacgcacgcgcacatgcacacacccactctctgtctctcacctttGCAAAAACACATGGTCGATACATTGTCATTGTCAAAGTAAATCTTGATATTGACCTCTCCTGTTCCCCCCAGTTTGTACCCTACCAGAGTCTCTTACGCTTCATGATTGACATTGCTGCAGGGATGGAGTATCTCAGTTCCCATGGCCTCCTGCACAGAGACCTGGCTGCACGCAACTGCAT GTTGGGAGACGACTTACATGTATGTGTGGCTGACTTCGGTCTCTCCAAGAACATCTACAGCAACAACTACTACAGGCAGAAAGTGGCTGTCCGAATGCCAGTCAAGTGGATGGCCCTAGAGAGCCTGTCAGAGTCCATCTACACCAGCAAGAGTGATGTG TGGTCCTTTGGGGTCACCATGTGGGAGATTGTATCCAGGGGAAGGACTCCTTATCCAGGAATCCACAACCATGAACTCCTGGAGTATCTGGAGGCAGAACACAGGCTCAAACAGCCAGACTGTGACGCCAAGCT atACGAGGTGATGCAGAGCTGTTGGCAGCGGGACGTTACACTGAGGCCTGGTTTCAgggagctgggggagaggctgaaGGTCCTTCTGTGTGCTCTGCCGGTCCTGGAGGCCTGCCAGGAAGCCCACTACATCAACCAGGGCCTGGAGGCAGCCTGCCAGGGGGGCGCCCAGGGAGACAACCCCAATCTAGATGATGCTGCGAGGGGGAATGTTTACCTGCCTACCCCTACGTCTGCCAAAGTTCTACTCaatgaagagaagaagaaaaatacggaagaagagggggaggatggctACCTGCTTCAGACTGGGCAAGCTGTCAAGAAGGGGGAATAG
- the si:ch73-40a2.1 gene encoding tyrosine-protein kinase Mer isoform X3 — MTILWLILSVRCTVLLSWLYIVYSIAQETSEEVELFNSMKLDKPGWKSNPSAAWTEITYQVGSESAPMYQACTTARSRSLLTKWIDKKDAHRLLLDITFAQEEEPLNQSSPLQIHMLETTQALSGFQSGRNVLSLVTSKAFPDTLEPKHLPEYFDRRVGLNLGQLSQRGFYLRFSFSGNCVFIASVRLYYKRCPGFVHDLVRFEGASAASGPQTGVCVEGAVKEAPCERHCQEDGVWGPLEGGCICPPGHQRVGATCQACGAGYHKPTNESGECRLCPPNSSTTRAGAVECVCDQGYIRLPSDPYNMGCTRSPSAPVNVTVQRLKNSTLSLRWGPPHDTGGRQEVMYDVHCQEREGDTNGLWKKCVDSSLSASTRLTTTEVNLTGVNPNYDYQLSVRAWNAVSDHQSLEANLATVVIHRFFPEVKVTGDPRPLEHQQEDLSTWGIVGGLVGGLLLLALVLTAVCTLRRKNIQHRQDPVFLPLHSGVTYRRDEDVHLDLPEPTTREPEAVQFLESVSDRLLTSLKDSVVHRNKLTLGKELGKGEFGTVYEGLFSPEEGINIKVAVKTMKVGIYSQDDLEEFLKEAEIMKHFDHENVVKLLGVTLEREQDSPLPVPLVILPFMKHGDLRRFLVATRFGAIPMFVPYQSLLRFMIDIAAGMEYLSSHGLLHRDLAARNCMLGDDLHVCVADFGLSKNIYSNNYYRQKVAVRMPVKWMALESLSESIYTSKSDVWSFGVTMWEIVSRGRTPYPGIHNHELLEYLEAEHRLKQPDCDAKLYEVMQSCWQRDVTLRPGFRELGERLKVLLCALPVLEACQEAHYINQGLEAACQGGAQGDNPNLDDAARGNVYLPTPTSAKVLLNEEKKKNTEEEGEDGYLLQTGQAVKKGE; from the exons ATGACGATTTTGTGGTTAATTTTGTCTGTCAGGTGTACTGTACTTTTGTCATGGTTATACATTGTGTATTCCATCGCTCAAGAGACATCAGAGGAAG tGGAACTGTTCAACTCTATGAAACTGGACAAACCAGGATGGAAATCTAACCCCTCAGCTGCA TGGACTGAGATTACGTATCAGGTGGGTTCAGAGAGTGCCCCCATGTATCAGGCCTGCACTACTGCACGCAGCAGGTCATTACTAACCAAATGGATTGATAAGAAGGATGCCCACCGCTTGCTATTGGACATCACATTTGCCCAGGAAGAGGAGCCTCTCAATCAGTCGAGTCCCCTTCAGATCCACATGCTTGAAACAACCCAAGCTCTGTCCGGCTTTCAAAGTGGTCGGAATGTTTTGAGCCTTGTGACGTCGAAGGCATTTCCCGACACATTGGAGCCAAAGCATTTACCAGAGTACTTTGACCGCAGGGTTGGTTTGAACCTTGGGCAGCTCTCACAGCGCGGCTTCTATCTTAGGTTCTCCTTTTCGGGAAACTGTGTCTTCATAGCTTCTGTTAGACTGTACTATAAAAGATGTCCAGGGTTTGTGCATGACCTGGTCCGGTTTGAGGGGGCCTCGGCTGCTTCGGGGCCCCAGactggtgtctgtgtggagggggctgtgaAGGAGGCCCCCTGTGAGAGGCACTGCCAGGAGGATGGGGTGTGGGGGCCGCTGGAAGGGGGGTGCATCTGTCCCCCTGGTCATCAGAGGGTGGGGGCCACCTGCCAAG CATGTGGAGCTGGCTACCACAAGCCAACCAATGAGAGTGGAGAATGTCGTCTATGCCCACCCAATAGTTCAACAACCAGGGCGGGTGCtgtggagtgtgtctgtgaccaGGGCTACATCCGGTTGCCTAGTGACCCATACAACATGGGATGCACAC GAAGTCCCTCCGCCCCAGTGAATGTGACAGTTCAGCGCCTGAAAAACTCCACGCTGTCTCTACGCTGGGGCCCTCCCCACGacacaggagggagacaggaagtgatgtacgATGTGCACtgtcaggagagggagggcgataCAAACGGTCTGTGGAAAAAATGCGTGGATTCATCTCTATCGGCCTCAACCCGATTGACGACCACAGAAGTCAACCTCACAGGTGTGAACCCAAACTATGACTACCAGCTGTCAGTGAGGGCGTGGAACGCAGTCTCGGACCACCAGTCCTTGGAAGCAAATCTTGCAACCGTGGTCATTCACAGAT TTTTTCCTGAAGTGAAGGTCACTGGTGACCCTCGGCCCCTTGAGCATCAGCAGGAAGACCTTTCTACCTGGGGGATTGTGGGCGGACTAGTGGGAGGCCTTCTCCTATTGGCCCTGGTCTTGACAGCTGTGTGTACTCTGCGCCGTAAAAACAtccagcacag GCAGGATCCAGTCTTCCTGCCTCTTCACTCAGGTGTAACATATCGTCGCGATGAGGACGTTCACCTTGACCTTCCGGAGCCCACCACCAGAG AGCCTGAGGCAGTTCAGTTTCTGGAGAGTGTCAGTGACAGACTCCTGACCAGCCTGAAGGATTCCGTAGTGCATCGAAACAAATTGACCCTGGGCAAGGAGCTGGGGAAGG GGGAATTTGGGACTGTCTACGAAGGCCTCTTCTCCCCAGAGGAAGGGATCAACATCAAAGTAGCAGTGAAGACCATGAAAG TTGGAATATACAGCCAAGACGATTTGGAGGAGTTTCTGAAGGAAGCAGAAATTATGAAGCATTTTGATCATGAAAATGTGGTCAAACTTCTTG GGGTCACTTTGGAGCGGGAGCAGGACTCCCCTCTGCCGGTGCCTTTGGTGATCTTGCCCTTCATGAAGCATGGAGACCTGCGACGTTTCCTTGTCGCTACTCGCTTCGGGGCCATTCCCatg TTTGTACCCTACCAGAGTCTCTTACGCTTCATGATTGACATTGCTGCAGGGATGGAGTATCTCAGTTCCCATGGCCTCCTGCACAGAGACCTGGCTGCACGCAACTGCAT GTTGGGAGACGACTTACATGTATGTGTGGCTGACTTCGGTCTCTCCAAGAACATCTACAGCAACAACTACTACAGGCAGAAAGTGGCTGTCCGAATGCCAGTCAAGTGGATGGCCCTAGAGAGCCTGTCAGAGTCCATCTACACCAGCAAGAGTGATGTG TGGTCCTTTGGGGTCACCATGTGGGAGATTGTATCCAGGGGAAGGACTCCTTATCCAGGAATCCACAACCATGAACTCCTGGAGTATCTGGAGGCAGAACACAGGCTCAAACAGCCAGACTGTGACGCCAAGCT atACGAGGTGATGCAGAGCTGTTGGCAGCGGGACGTTACACTGAGGCCTGGTTTCAgggagctgggggagaggctgaaGGTCCTTCTGTGTGCTCTGCCGGTCCTGGAGGCCTGCCAGGAAGCCCACTACATCAACCAGGGCCTGGAGGCAGCCTGCCAGGGGGGCGCCCAGGGAGACAACCCCAATCTAGATGATGCTGCGAGGGGGAATGTTTACCTGCCTACCCCTACGTCTGCCAAAGTTCTACTCaatgaagagaagaagaaaaatacggaagaagagggggaggatggctACCTGCTTCAGACTGGGCAAGCTGTCAAGAAGGGGGAATAG
- the si:ch73-40a2.1 gene encoding tyrosine-protein kinase Mer isoform X2, whose protein sequence is MTILWLILSVRCTVLLSWLYIVYSIAQETSEEVELFNSMKLDKPGWKSNPSAAWTEITYQVGSESAPMYQACTTARSRSLLTKWIDKKDAHRLLLDITFAQEEEPLNQSSPLQIHMLETTQALSGFQSGRNVLSLVTSKAFPDTLEPKHLPEYFDRRVGLNLGQLSQRGFYLRFSFSGNCVFIASVRLYYKRCPGFVHDLVRFEGASAASGPQTGVCVEGAVKEAPCERHCQEDGVWGPLEGGCICPPGHQRVGATCQACGAGYHKPTNESGECRLCPPNSSTTRAGAVECVCDQGYIRLPSDPYNMGCTRSPSAPVNVTVQRLKNSTLSLRWGPPHDTGGRQEVMYDVHCQEREGDTNGLWKKCVDSSLSASTRLTTTEVNLTVFPEVKVTGDPRPLEHQQEDLSTWGIVGGLVGGLLLLALVLTAVCTLRRKNIQHRQDPVFLPLHSGVTYRRDEDVHLDLPEPTTREPEAVQFLESVSDRLLTSLKDSVVHRNKLTLGKELGKGEFGTVYEGLFSPEEGINIKVAVKTMKVGIYSQDDLEEFLKEAEIMKHFDHENVVKLLGVTLEREQDSPLPVPLVILPFMKHGDLRRFLVATRFGAIPMVIHTHARAHAHTHSLSLTFAKTHGRYIVIVKVNLDIDLSCSPQFVPYQSLLRFMIDIAAGMEYLSSHGLLHRDLAARNCMLGDDLHVCVADFGLSKNIYSNNYYRQKVAVRMPVKWMALESLSESIYTSKSDVWSFGVTMWEIVSRGRTPYPGIHNHELLEYLEAEHRLKQPDCDAKLYEVMQSCWQRDVTLRPGFRELGERLKVLLCALPVLEACQEAHYINQGLEAACQGGAQGDNPNLDDAARGNVYLPTPTSAKVLLNEEKKKNTEEEGEDGYLLQTGQAVKKGE, encoded by the exons ATGACGATTTTGTGGTTAATTTTGTCTGTCAGGTGTACTGTACTTTTGTCATGGTTATACATTGTGTATTCCATCGCTCAAGAGACATCAGAGGAAG tGGAACTGTTCAACTCTATGAAACTGGACAAACCAGGATGGAAATCTAACCCCTCAGCTGCA TGGACTGAGATTACGTATCAGGTGGGTTCAGAGAGTGCCCCCATGTATCAGGCCTGCACTACTGCACGCAGCAGGTCATTACTAACCAAATGGATTGATAAGAAGGATGCCCACCGCTTGCTATTGGACATCACATTTGCCCAGGAAGAGGAGCCTCTCAATCAGTCGAGTCCCCTTCAGATCCACATGCTTGAAACAACCCAAGCTCTGTCCGGCTTTCAAAGTGGTCGGAATGTTTTGAGCCTTGTGACGTCGAAGGCATTTCCCGACACATTGGAGCCAAAGCATTTACCAGAGTACTTTGACCGCAGGGTTGGTTTGAACCTTGGGCAGCTCTCACAGCGCGGCTTCTATCTTAGGTTCTCCTTTTCGGGAAACTGTGTCTTCATAGCTTCTGTTAGACTGTACTATAAAAGATGTCCAGGGTTTGTGCATGACCTGGTCCGGTTTGAGGGGGCCTCGGCTGCTTCGGGGCCCCAGactggtgtctgtgtggagggggctgtgaAGGAGGCCCCCTGTGAGAGGCACTGCCAGGAGGATGGGGTGTGGGGGCCGCTGGAAGGGGGGTGCATCTGTCCCCCTGGTCATCAGAGGGTGGGGGCCACCTGCCAAG CATGTGGAGCTGGCTACCACAAGCCAACCAATGAGAGTGGAGAATGTCGTCTATGCCCACCCAATAGTTCAACAACCAGGGCGGGTGCtgtggagtgtgtctgtgaccaGGGCTACATCCGGTTGCCTAGTGACCCATACAACATGGGATGCACAC GAAGTCCCTCCGCCCCAGTGAATGTGACAGTTCAGCGCCTGAAAAACTCCACGCTGTCTCTACGCTGGGGCCCTCCCCACGacacaggagggagacaggaagtgatgtacgATGTGCACtgtcaggagagggagggcgataCAAACGGTCTGTGGAAAAAATGCGTGGATTCATCTCTATCGGCCTCAACCCGATTGACGACCACAGAAGTCAACCTCACAG TTTTTCCTGAAGTGAAGGTCACTGGTGACCCTCGGCCCCTTGAGCATCAGCAGGAAGACCTTTCTACCTGGGGGATTGTGGGCGGACTAGTGGGAGGCCTTCTCCTATTGGCCCTGGTCTTGACAGCTGTGTGTACTCTGCGCCGTAAAAACAtccagcacag GCAGGATCCAGTCTTCCTGCCTCTTCACTCAGGTGTAACATATCGTCGCGATGAGGACGTTCACCTTGACCTTCCGGAGCCCACCACCAGAG AGCCTGAGGCAGTTCAGTTTCTGGAGAGTGTCAGTGACAGACTCCTGACCAGCCTGAAGGATTCCGTAGTGCATCGAAACAAATTGACCCTGGGCAAGGAGCTGGGGAAGG GGGAATTTGGGACTGTCTACGAAGGCCTCTTCTCCCCAGAGGAAGGGATCAACATCAAAGTAGCAGTGAAGACCATGAAAG TTGGAATATACAGCCAAGACGATTTGGAGGAGTTTCTGAAGGAAGCAGAAATTATGAAGCATTTTGATCATGAAAATGTGGTCAAACTTCTTG GGGTCACTTTGGAGCGGGAGCAGGACTCCCCTCTGCCGGTGCCTTTGGTGATCTTGCCCTTCATGAAGCATGGAGACCTGCGACGTTTCCTTGTCGCTACTCGCTTCGGGGCCATTCCCatggtgatacacacacacgcacgcgcacatgcacacacccactctctgtctctcacctttGCAAAAACACATGGTCGATACATTGTCATTGTCAAAGTAAATCTTGATATTGACCTCTCCTGTTCCCCCCAGTTTGTACCCTACCAGAGTCTCTTACGCTTCATGATTGACATTGCTGCAGGGATGGAGTATCTCAGTTCCCATGGCCTCCTGCACAGAGACCTGGCTGCACGCAACTGCAT GTTGGGAGACGACTTACATGTATGTGTGGCTGACTTCGGTCTCTCCAAGAACATCTACAGCAACAACTACTACAGGCAGAAAGTGGCTGTCCGAATGCCAGTCAAGTGGATGGCCCTAGAGAGCCTGTCAGAGTCCATCTACACCAGCAAGAGTGATGTG TGGTCCTTTGGGGTCACCATGTGGGAGATTGTATCCAGGGGAAGGACTCCTTATCCAGGAATCCACAACCATGAACTCCTGGAGTATCTGGAGGCAGAACACAGGCTCAAACAGCCAGACTGTGACGCCAAGCT atACGAGGTGATGCAGAGCTGTTGGCAGCGGGACGTTACACTGAGGCCTGGTTTCAgggagctgggggagaggctgaaGGTCCTTCTGTGTGCTCTGCCGGTCCTGGAGGCCTGCCAGGAAGCCCACTACATCAACCAGGGCCTGGAGGCAGCCTGCCAGGGGGGCGCCCAGGGAGACAACCCCAATCTAGATGATGCTGCGAGGGGGAATGTTTACCTGCCTACCCCTACGTCTGCCAAAGTTCTACTCaatgaagagaagaagaaaaatacggaagaagagggggaggatggctACCTGCTTCAGACTGGGCAAGCTGTCAAGAAGGGGGAATAG